The following proteins are co-located in the Egicoccus sp. AB-alg2 genome:
- a CDS encoding PaaX family transcriptional regulator C-terminal domain-containing protein encodes MRPRSLVIDLYANYARYRDGAASVQSLVGLLQLFDVGEETARVTLSRLKRQGWLASERRARASWYYLTDLGWQELDEGRERIFTRHGMDPWDGSWSMVIYHVPERERQVRQWLRTRLQWLGFGPLGPATWLCAHDRLHELEEAMEAAGIEAQVDLLSASTGSLARDRELARRCWDLDAVAEAYQRFVARYRPRIEDYERGVFAGAEALVEHIQLVSEYRRFPFVDPDLPRELLPPDWIGTTAHAVFLQGYELLRTPAMAYYDAEVERAGRRADAAS; translated from the coding sequence GTGCGTCCTCGCAGCCTCGTCATCGACCTCTACGCCAACTACGCCCGCTACCGCGACGGTGCCGCCAGCGTGCAGTCGCTGGTGGGGCTGCTGCAGCTGTTCGACGTCGGCGAGGAGACGGCCCGCGTGACGCTGTCGCGACTGAAGCGGCAGGGCTGGCTCGCCTCCGAACGGCGGGCCCGGGCGAGCTGGTACTACCTGACCGACCTCGGCTGGCAGGAGCTCGACGAAGGACGCGAGCGGATCTTCACCCGGCACGGCATGGATCCCTGGGACGGCTCCTGGTCGATGGTGATCTACCACGTCCCCGAGCGGGAGCGTCAGGTGCGTCAGTGGCTGCGTACACGCCTGCAGTGGCTGGGTTTCGGTCCCCTCGGACCCGCCACGTGGCTGTGCGCTCACGACCGGCTCCACGAACTCGAGGAAGCGATGGAGGCGGCCGGGATCGAAGCGCAGGTCGACCTGCTGTCGGCGTCGACCGGCAGCCTCGCCCGCGACCGCGAGCTCGCCCGCCGGTGCTGGGACCTCGACGCCGTGGCGGAGGCCTACCAGCGGTTCGTCGCGCGCTACCGCCCGCGGATCGAGGACTACGAACGCGGTGTCTTCGCGGGCGCCGAGGCGCTCGTCGAGCACATTCAGCTCGTCAGCGAGTACCGGCGCTTCCCGTTCGTCGATCCGGACCTGCCCCGGGAGCTGCTGCCGCCGGACTGGATCGGCACGACCGCCCACGCCGTCTTCCTGCAGGGCTACGAGCTGCTGCGGACGCCCGCGATGGCGTACTACGACGCCGAGGTGGAGCGTGCAGGGCGGCGGGCCGACGCCGCCTCCTGA